The window TTCAAGGACCACTTCAAGGGCTCGCTCGCCGGACACAGTGACAACAATGCGAGCGAGGACACCGGTCACCTGAAGATCACGTACCACCACAACCACTTCAGCAACGTCTACTCGCGCATCCCCAGCCTGCGCTTCGGCACCGGCCACTTCTACGACAACTACGTACAGGGTGCCGACACCGCCGTGCACTCGCGCATGGGCGCCCAGATGCTCGTCGAGAACAACGTCTTCCGTACGACGAAGATCGCGGTCACGACGAACCGCAGCAGTGATGTGGACGGCTACGCCAACCTGCGCGGCAACGACCTCGGGGGAGCCGCCACCGAGATCTCCCGCACCGGCACCTTCACCAGCCCGCCGTACGGCTACACCGCCGAGCCCGCCTCCTCCGTCGTCTCCTCGGTGACGAGCGGCGCGGGCGCCGGAAAGCTCTGACGACCCCCCCCAACCGATCCCCCCAAACCGACCCCCACAACCGGAAGAAGGCACAGGGACATGACTTCTCCAGCGACCCCGCGCGCCCGCCGACGCGCGCTGACCGGCACCCTGACCGCACTCGGTCTTTCATCTGTCATGATCACGACAGTCGGTGCGCCGCCCGCGAGTGCCGCCACCTGGCCGACGCCCGCCAGTAGCCAGCCCGTGAGTTCGACCATCTCCGTCTCGGGTGTCAGGGACGGCGGCATGGTGCGGTACTACGGCAGCGGTGCCCTGGCCGGTGACGGCCAGGAGGAGGGCCAGGACCCGATCTTCAAGCTCGCGGCCGGCGCGACCCTCAAGAACGTCATCATCGGCGCGCCCGGCGCCGACGGCATCCACTGCGAGGGCAACTGCACCCTGCAGAACGTGTGGTGGGAGGACGTCGGCGAGGACGCCGCCACCTTCCGCGGCGGCTCGACGTACACCGTGACCGGCGGTGGCGCCAAGAAGGCAGCCGACAAGGTCTTCCAGCACAACGGGCCCGGCACCCTGAACATCTCCAACTTCGCCGTCAGCGAGTTCAAGACGCTGTACAGGTCCTGCGGCGACTGCTCCACGCAGTACACGCGCAAGGTGAACCTCAGCAACATCGAGGTGACCGGCACGGGATCCACCGCCCGGCTCGTCGGCATCAACGTCAACCGCAACGACGTGGCGACACTGCGCGGCATCACGATCCTGAACGACTCCAGCCGAAAGGTCATCCCCTGCCAGAAGTACAACAACAACACCGCGGTCGGTACTGGCCCCGACAGCACCAACTGCCTGTACGCCGCTTCGGACATCACCTACAGGTGAGCCGAGGCAGGTGAACCGTCGCGGGGGAGCCGTGACGTGTGAGCCGTGACGTGTGAACGGTGACAGTGTGGGCCGCGACGCGTGAACCGAAGCCCCGGCGGCCGGACGAACCTCACTTCCCCCCACGGAGGTTCGCTCGGCCGCCGGGTGCGTGCGTGTCATCGACCGGCGGGGGCCGCGGCGGTCGGCTGCGGCTAGGCCGCGAGCTCCTTGGTGATGAGGTCGAGCATGAACGCCGAGGA is drawn from Streptomyces liliifuscus and contains these coding sequences:
- a CDS encoding pectate lyase, yielding MTSPATPRARRRALTGTLTALGLSSVMITTVGAPPASAATWPTPASSQPVSSTISVSGVRDGGMVRYYGSGALAGDGQEEGQDPIFKLAAGATLKNVIIGAPGADGIHCEGNCTLQNVWWEDVGEDAATFRGGSTYTVTGGGAKKAADKVFQHNGPGTLNISNFAVSEFKTLYRSCGDCSTQYTRKVNLSNIEVTGTGSTARLVGINVNRNDVATLRGITILNDSSRKVIPCQKYNNNTAVGTGPDSTNCLYAASDITYR